A segment of the Niveibacterium umoris genome:
GCCGCCGAGCGTGACGCCACCGAAGCGCTTGTTCGGCACGTACGGAATGTCCTGGCCGGTGGCCCAGATCACCGAGTTCGTCGCGGACTTGCGCGAGGAGCCGGTGCCCACCACGTCGCCAACATAGGCGACCAGGTGACCCTTCTTCTTCAGGTCTTCGATGAACTGGATCGGGCCACGCTTGCCGTCTTCCTCGGGCTTGAAGGCCGCATCCGGGCGGGTGTTCTTCAGCATCGCGAGGTAGTGCAGCGGGATGTCGGGGCGGCTCCATGCGTCCGGCGCCGGCGACAGGTCATCGGTGTTGGTCTCACCCGGCACCTTGAACACGGTGACGGTGATCTTCTTGTCCACTTCCGGGCGCGTGGTGAACCACTCGGCATCAGCCCAGCTCTGGATCACTTCCTTGGCCTTGGCGTTGCCGGCCTTGGCCTTCTCTGCGACGTCGTTGAAGAAGTCGAACATCAGCAGCGTCTTCTTCAGCCCCTCGGCGGCGACGCCTGCGACTTCGGCATCGTCCAGCAACTCGATCAGCGGGTGGACGTTGTAGCCGCCCACCATGGTGCCCAGCAGCTCGGTGGCCTTGGCCTTGGAGATCAGATCGACCTTGATGTCGCCATGCGCAACGGCGGCGAGGAAGCTGGCCTTGACCTTCGCGGCATCATCCACACCGGGCGGCACGCGGTAGGTGAGCAACTCCACCAGGAAGGCTTCTTCGCCTGCCGGCGGGTTCTTGATCAGTTCAATCAGGTCGGCCGTCTGCTTGGCATCCAGCGCAAGCGGCGGGATTCCAAGGGCGGCGCGTTCGGCGGCGTGTTGGCGGTAGGCTTCTAGCACGGTGAGGTCCTCCGGTTTGCTGTCAGGATGCCGTTCGGCATTCGGTTAATTGGGGTTGGGGGTGAAAAACCGTTGCTCGGCCTCGCTGGGCAGCGTCATCCCGGTAGACCGGGCGCGCACGAGCAAATTCCAGTAATGGCGGAACGAGCCGCGATCGTGCAATCGTGTGCCGACGCGGATCGGTCCCCAGTTCGCGTCCTGCGCAGCACAAACGATGCCAGCGGCCTCCGTCACTTCATCGGCGGCTGGGCGCATGCCTTGCAGGATCGGCTCGATCTGCGCGGGGTGGATGCTCCACATCCGCAGGTAGCCAAAGTCGTTGCGGGCGCGGTGGGCGTCTTCCTGCGCAATGCTTGCATCGTCGAGGACCGTGGTGACGTTGTGGGTCGGGATCACCCCATGCGCGATCGCCGCGGACACCACTTCGCACTTGGCACGCACCACCATGGGGTGTGTGAACTGGCCCGGCGAGCGCATTGCGGTGCCGGGGATCGCGCCGTGATGTTCTGAGACGAAATCCATCAATCCAAAGTCGAGCGATTCGATGCCGGGCAGGGCGGCGATCTGCCATGCTTGGTGCAAGGCGCCATGCGTCTCGACCAGCGCATGCAGCGGAATCTCGCGCTTGAGCCCGAGGCGCGATTCGATGTTGCGCAGGGCGGCGAGCGCCGTTTCCACATCCGCTGCGCCGCGAGCCTTTGGTACGGTCACAAACGCGATCCGGTCGGCGGCGCGACCGAGAATGATCTCGAGGTCGTCGTGCCAGCTCGGATGCGTGACATCGTGAATGCGGGCGCCGATGCGTCCGAACAGATTGTCGGCGCCTGCGATCAGGCTGCCGCACAGTTCTGCGTGTGCGCGTTCAGCACCAGCGGGGGCGCCATCTTCGCAATCGAGCGTGATGTCGAAGACCGGGCCCATCTGTTGCTGCAAGGCGATCGCCTTGCGCATGTTCTTTTCCGACCCGCAGTAGTGATCGACTGCGGGAATTGCCGGCAGCGGTCGGCTACCGGCAAACAGCACGGCGTCGGGATGCAGCGGCGCGCCCTCGCGGTCGCCGAAAGGCGGCCGACCCCCTGAGCTGGAGGGAGAGAACCCGGGGCGCGTGCTGTCCATAAGCCCGACGCTGCCTCTGTTACGCCAGCAGGTCTGCGACGCCTGCGCGCTCTTCTTCGAGTTCCTTCAGCGTGAAGTTCATGCGGTCACGCGAGAACTCGTCGATCTCCAGGCCTTGGACGATCTTGTATTCGCCGTTGGCGGTGGTGACCGGGAAGCCGTAGATGATGCCTTCCGGGATGCCGTAGGAGCCGTCGGAAGGAATGCCCATGGTGACCCATTCGCCGTTCGAGCCCAGCACCCAGTCACGGATGTGGTCGATGGCGGCGTTGGCGGCCGAGGCGGCGGACGACAGACCACGCGCTTCGATGATCGCAGCACCGCGCTTGCCGACCGTCGGCAGGAAGGTGTCACGGTTCCAGGTTTCGTCGTTGATCAGCGCCTTGACGTTGTCACCGTTCGAGGTCACATAGCGGTAGTCGGCGTACATCGTCGGCGAGTGGTTACCCCACACGACGAGGCTCTTCAGGCTCGATACATCGCGGCCGGACTTGGCGGCGAGTTGCGACAGCGCGCGGTTATGGTCGAGGCGCAGCATCGCGGTGAAGTTGCCCGGCTTGACGCGACCGAACTTGGTAGCCGTTGCCTTGGCGATGTAGGCGTTGGTGTTGCAGGGGTTGCCGACGACCAGCACCTTGACGTTCGGGTCGGCGTATTGGCCGATGGCTGCACCTTGAACGGTGAAGATCTTGGCGTTCTCGGTCAGCAGGTCCTTGCGTTCCATGCCCGGGCCGCGCGGACGTGCGCCAACCAGCAGTGCGACCTGAGTGTCCTTGAACGCAACTGCGGGATCGTCGGTCGCGATCATGCCGGCGAGCAGCGGGAAGGCGCAGTCTTCCAGCTCCATCATCACGCCCTTGACCGCCTTCTGGGCCTGGGGCAGATCCAGCAATTGCAGGATCACCGGCTGATCCTTGCCGAGCATTTCGCCCGACGCGATGCGGAACAGCAGGCTGTAGCCGATCTGGCCGGCGGCGCCGGTGACGGTTACACGAACGGGAGCTTTGGCCATGGATGACTCCTTTATCTATGCTGGAAAGCGCGGTCCTGCGCGCAGGTTCTGGTTGGACTCCGCGGCGCGTGCCGGCGGCAATGTGGCTATCATCGTAGGTCAGATTTTTGACAGTGTCAAAAGCTAACTGATGTCTTATATAAGACAGGAGATGCTTTATAGACACAGCGAATTTTCTGTGCTTGAATGTGGCCATGGTGAATCTGCCACCCACCTTCAGCCCGCTGTACCGCCAGATCAAGAGCCTGATGATTCAGGCGCTTGAGTCGGGGGAATGGCGCCCCGGCCAGGCTATTCCGAGTGAGCAGGAGCTGGCCGTGCGCTTCCAGGTCAGCCAGGGGACGGTACGCAAGGCGATCGACGAGCTTGCTGCCGACAACCTGCTGGTGCGTCGCCAGGGTAAGGGCACCTTCGTTGCCTCACATGCCGATCCGCGTGCGCTGTTCCGCTTCCTCCGCCTCACGCCGCTTTCTGGCGAAATCGTCGCGCTCAAGAGCGAACCGCTCGACTGCTGGCGCGCGAAGGCCGGGCAGGAGGCCGCGCGCAACCTGTCAATCGAACTCTCGGCGCCGATCATCATCATCCGCCGGGTGCTCAAGCACGAGTCCAAGCCAATCGTCGTTGACGAGATCTACCTGCCGGGCGAGATCTTTGGCGGGCTCAACATCGAAATGTTGCGGGACTGGCAAGGGTCGATCTATGGCCTCTTCGAATCCCGTTTCGGCGTACGCATGCTGCATGCGCGGGAAAAGCTGCGGGCGGTCTCTGCCGATCGTTCCGTTGCCGAAACCCTGGGCGTCGCCGAGGGTGCGCCGCTGCTGTCAGTCGAGCGTGTGGCCTATACCTATGGTGACAAGCCGGTCGAGTGGCGCCGCGGGCTGTATTCCACCGCGGAGCATTACTACCTGAACGAACTGAGTTGAAGTCGCGGCCTTGGTTTGTGGCCGCGGGCGAGCAAACGGCGTGTCGGCGGACGCGCGCAAGTTGAAAGGTGAATCATGTCTGATACAACAATGAAGAAGCCGAGGCCGAAGCATCTCGACCTCAAGGTGATTCGCTTGCCCTTGCCGGGATTCGTTTCGATCCTGCATCGGGTCAGCGGAGCTGGCTTGTTCCTGATGTTGCCGGTGCTGCTCTGGTTGTTCGGCGCCAGCCTCGGTTCGCCGGAGTCGGTCGCGTGTGCGAAGTCCGTCGTGGCACATCCGCTCGCAAAGCTGGTGCTCTTCGGCCTGCTGTGGGCATACCTGCACCACTTCTGCGCCGGTATCCGCTTCCTGATGCTCGACGTCCACAAAGGTCTGGATCTCCCGACCGCGCGCAAGACTGCCGGTGCGGTGCTGGCCGTGAGCCTGACGCTGACGGTGCTGATTGGCGCCAAGATCTTCCTGGGGTAAAGCCATGCAAAAACGAATTGTCGTCGGCGCGCACTACGGCTTGCGCGACTGGATTGCGCAGCGCGTCACCGCCACCGTGATGGCGCTCTACAGCGTGTTCTTCGTGATCAACCTCCTGTGTCTGCCGGCTTTCACCAGCGATGCGTGGCGCGCGATGTTCGCGGGCGGCTTCATGCGCTTCGCTACTTTCCTCTTCTGGCTGTCCTTGTTCTTCCACGCCTGGGTGGGCGTGCGTGACATCTTCATGGATTACGTGAAACCGGTTGGCGTGAGGCTCGCGCTGCATTCGGTTGTCGCGCTCCTTCTGATCGGCTATGCGGGCTGGGCAGCCCAGATTTTGTGGAGGCTGTAAGTGAAAGTCGCTAAGCGTACGTTTGATGCGGTGATCGTTGGCGCTGGTGGCGCCGGCATGCGTGCCGCCATTCAGCTCTCCGAGGCTGGCCTGAAGACGGCGGTACTCTCCAAGGTCTTCCCGACCCGCTCGCACACCGTGGCAGCACAGGGCGGGGTGTCTGCCTCGCTGGGCAATTCGGAACCGGACCACTGGCACTGGCACATGTACGACACCGTCAAGGGCTCGGACTGGCTGGGCGACCAGGACGCGATCGAATTCATGTGCCGCAAGGCGCCGGAAGTGGTGGTCGAACTCGAACATTTCGGCATGCCCTTCGACCGCACCGATGAGGGCAAGATCTACCAGCGCCCCTTCGGCGGCCATATGTCGAACTTTGGCGACAAGCCGGTGCGTCGCGCCTGCGCTGCGGCCGACCGTACCGGGCATGCGATGCTGCACGCGCTGTATCAGCGCAACGTGCGCGCGAACACGCAGTTCTTTGTCGAGTGGATGGCGCTCGATCTGCTTCGCGGCGAAGATGGCCGCGTGCTGGGCGTGATCGCGATGGAGATGGAAACCTCGGAAATTGTGGTGTTCCAGGCCAAGGCGACCTTGTTCGCGACCGGCGGCGCGGGTCGCATCTTCGCGTCGTCAACCAACGCCTTCATCAATACCGGCGATGGTCTGGGCATGGCGGCACGTGCCGGTATCCCGCTCGAAGACATGGAGTTCTGGCAGTTCCACCCGACCGGCGTGGCCGGCGCGGGCGTGCTGATCACCGAAGGTGTGCGTGGTGAGGGCGGCATCCTGCGCAACGCTTCGGGTGAGCGTTTCATGGAACGCTATGCGCCGAACGCGAAGGATCTTGCCTCGCGCGACGTCGTCTCCCGCGCGATGGTCACCGAGATCAACGAAGGTCGCGGCTGTGGTCCGAACAAGGACCACGTGCTGCTCGACATCACGCACCTTGACCCGGACGTCATCAACAAGCGTCTGCCGGGCATCCGCGAGATCTCGATCCAGTTTGCAAACGTAGACCCGATCCGTGCGCCGATCCCGGTCGTGCCGACCTGTCACTACCAGATGGGCGGTATTCCGACCAACTACCGCGGCGAAGTCGTCGTCGATGGCGGTGTGGTGCCGGGCTTCTACGCTGCGGGCGAATGTGCCTGCGCCTCGGTGCATGGCGCGAACCGCCTTGGTACCAACTCGCTGCTCGATCTGCTGGTGTTCGGCAAGAGCTCCGGCGAAACGATGGTCGACTTCATCAAGGGTGAGTCGGCTGCGCTGCCGGAAATCCCGCAGGCGCAGATCGATCGCGCAGTGGCGCGGGTCAATCGCCTCGACACCCAGACGAACGGTGCCGACGTGCATCAGGTGCGCGCGCAGATGCAGCAGACGATGCAGAAGCACTGTGGCGTGTTCCGCTTCAAGGACATGCTTGCCTCCGGTGTCGACAAGATCCTCGAGGTCGAGAAGCTGGTCCAGAAAACCGAGATCAAGGACAAGTCCAAGGTGTTCAACACCGCCCGCATCGAGGCTCTTGAGCTGGAGAACCTGATCGAGGCTGCCAAGGCCACGATGATCTCGGCGAACAACCGCACCGAATCGCGTGGCGCCCATGTGCGCGATGACGCGACTGATTCGCCCGAGACGCCGGATGGCCGCGACGACGCGAACTGGCTCAAGCACACGCTGTGGCATCGCGAGGGCAATCGCATCGATTACAAGCCGGTGGTGTTGAAGCCGCTGACCGTTGACACCATCGCGCTCAAGAAGCGCGCGTACTGATCTGCCATTGGAGGAGAAACGAATGGCAAACCGTACCATGCGATTCCAGATCTACCGCTACGACCCGGACAAGGACGCGGCGCCTTACATGCAGGACGTGTCGATCGAAGTCGACGCGACCGATCGCAAGCTGCTCGACGTGCTCGTCAAGCTCAAGGCGAAAGACGATTCGATTTCGTTCCGTCGTTCTTGCCGCGAAGGCGTGTGCGGTTCGGATGCAATGAACATCAACGGCAAGAATGGTCTTGCCTGCCTGACCGACATCGATTCGTTGAAAGAACCGGTGCAGCTGCGTCCGCTGCCGGGCTTGCCAGTGATCCGCGATCTGATCGTGGACATGACCCAGTTCTTCAAGCAGTACCACTCGATCAAGCCCTACGTCGTCAACAACGACCCGGCACCGGAGCGCGAGCGCCTGCAGTCGCCGGAAGACCGCGAAGAACTCAACGGCTTGTACGAGTGCATCCTGTGCGCAAGCTGCTCCACCTCGTGCCCGTCGTTCTGGTGGAACCCCGACAAATTCGTCGGCCCCGCCGGTTTGTTGGCGGCTTACCGTTTCATCGCGGATACGCGAGATCAGGCGACCAGCGAGCGTCTCGACAACCTCGAAGACCCGTATCGCCTGTTCCGTTGCCACACCATCATGAACTGTGTCGACGTGTGCCCGAAGAATCTGAACCCGACGCGCGCGATCGGCAAGATCAAGGACATGATGGTCCGCAGGGCAGTCTGAGGCCACGATGAGTGCATTGAAGGAGCGTGTGAAGTGGCGCAGCCGTCGAGGCTTGCTGGAACTCGACATTTTCTTCACCCGCTTCTATGAACAGAAGCTGGATACGTTGAGCGATGCCGAGCTGGAAACCTTGCTCGATCTGCTCACGACCGACGACATCGAGTTGTGGAAATGGGTTGGCGGCCGGGAGGAATGCCCGGTCGAAGAATGGAAAGGCTTGATCGCCGCGATCCGTCAGTCGTGACGGGGCGGTAT
Coding sequences within it:
- a CDS encoding succinate dehydrogenase iron-sulfur subunit, whose product is MANRTMRFQIYRYDPDKDAAPYMQDVSIEVDATDRKLLDVLVKLKAKDDSISFRRSCREGVCGSDAMNINGKNGLACLTDIDSLKEPVQLRPLPGLPVIRDLIVDMTQFFKQYHSIKPYVVNNDPAPERERLQSPEDREELNGLYECILCASCSTSCPSFWWNPDKFVGPAGLLAAYRFIADTRDQATSERLDNLEDPYRLFRCHTIMNCVDVCPKNLNPTRAIGKIKDMMVRRAV
- a CDS encoding HpcH/HpaI aldolase/citrate lyase family protein gives rise to the protein MRKAIALQQQMGPVFDITLDCEDGAPAGAERAHAELCGSLIAGADNLFGRIGARIHDVTHPSWHDDLEIILGRAADRIAFVTVPKARGAADVETALAALRNIESRLGLKREIPLHALVETHGALHQAWQIAALPGIESLDFGLMDFVSEHHGAIPGTAMRSPGQFTHPMVVRAKCEVVSAAIAHGVIPTHNVTTVLDDASIAQEDAHRARNDFGYLRMWSIHPAQIEPILQGMRPAADEVTEAAGIVCAAQDANWGPIRVGTRLHDRGSFRHYWNLLVRARSTGMTLPSEAEQRFFTPNPN
- a CDS encoding succinate dehydrogenase assembly factor 2, whose translation is MSALKERVKWRSRRGLLELDIFFTRFYEQKLDTLSDAELETLLDLLTTDDIELWKWVGGREECPVEEWKGLIAAIRQS
- a CDS encoding GntR family transcriptional regulator codes for the protein MVNLPPTFSPLYRQIKSLMIQALESGEWRPGQAIPSEQELAVRFQVSQGTVRKAIDELAADNLLVRRQGKGTFVASHADPRALFRFLRLTPLSGEIVALKSEPLDCWRAKAGQEAARNLSIELSAPIIIIRRVLKHESKPIVVDEIYLPGEIFGGLNIEMLRDWQGSIYGLFESRFGVRMLHAREKLRAVSADRSVAETLGVAEGAPLLSVERVAYTYGDKPVEWRRGLYSTAEHYYLNELS
- the sdhD gene encoding succinate dehydrogenase, hydrophobic membrane anchor protein, translated to MQKRIVVGAHYGLRDWIAQRVTATVMALYSVFFVINLLCLPAFTSDAWRAMFAGGFMRFATFLFWLSLFFHAWVGVRDIFMDYVKPVGVRLALHSVVALLLIGYAGWAAQILWRL
- the sdhA gene encoding succinate dehydrogenase flavoprotein subunit, translating into MKVAKRTFDAVIVGAGGAGMRAAIQLSEAGLKTAVLSKVFPTRSHTVAAQGGVSASLGNSEPDHWHWHMYDTVKGSDWLGDQDAIEFMCRKAPEVVVELEHFGMPFDRTDEGKIYQRPFGGHMSNFGDKPVRRACAAADRTGHAMLHALYQRNVRANTQFFVEWMALDLLRGEDGRVLGVIAMEMETSEIVVFQAKATLFATGGAGRIFASSTNAFINTGDGLGMAARAGIPLEDMEFWQFHPTGVAGAGVLITEGVRGEGGILRNASGERFMERYAPNAKDLASRDVVSRAMVTEINEGRGCGPNKDHVLLDITHLDPDVINKRLPGIREISIQFANVDPIRAPIPVVPTCHYQMGGIPTNYRGEVVVDGGVVPGFYAAGECACASVHGANRLGTNSLLDLLVFGKSSGETMVDFIKGESAALPEIPQAQIDRAVARVNRLDTQTNGADVHQVRAQMQQTMQKHCGVFRFKDMLASGVDKILEVEKLVQKTEIKDKSKVFNTARIEALELENLIEAAKATMISANNRTESRGAHVRDDATDSPETPDGRDDANWLKHTLWHREGNRIDYKPVVLKPLTVDTIALKKRAY
- the sdhC gene encoding succinate dehydrogenase, cytochrome b556 subunit encodes the protein MSDTTMKKPRPKHLDLKVIRLPLPGFVSILHRVSGAGLFLMLPVLLWLFGASLGSPESVACAKSVVAHPLAKLVLFGLLWAYLHHFCAGIRFLMLDVHKGLDLPTARKTAGAVLAVSLTLTVLIGAKIFLG
- a CDS encoding malate dehydrogenase; translation: MAKAPVRVTVTGAAGQIGYSLLFRIASGEMLGKDQPVILQLLDLPQAQKAVKGVMMELEDCAFPLLAGMIATDDPAVAFKDTQVALLVGARPRGPGMERKDLLTENAKIFTVQGAAIGQYADPNVKVLVVGNPCNTNAYIAKATATKFGRVKPGNFTAMLRLDHNRALSQLAAKSGRDVSSLKSLVVWGNHSPTMYADYRYVTSNGDNVKALINDETWNRDTFLPTVGKRGAAIIEARGLSSAASAANAAIDHIRDWVLGSNGEWVTMGIPSDGSYGIPEGIIYGFPVTTANGEYKIVQGLEIDEFSRDRMNFTLKELEEERAGVADLLA